The proteins below come from a single Methanobacterium formicicum DSM 3637 genomic window:
- a CDS encoding DUF488 domain-containing protein yields the protein MIQIKRAYQEAGEKDGYRILIDRLWPRGVSKEKLKIDQWIKEIAPSDELRKSFGHDPDKWETFQTGYRRELEDKSELINMIKKLEEKMDTITLIYAAKDEKHNNAVVLLELLNKREDI from the coding sequence ATGATCCAGATAAAAAGAGCTTACCAGGAAGCTGGTGAAAAGGATGGTTATAGAATATTAATTGACCGCCTTTGGCCTCGTGGAGTAAGCAAGGAAAAACTGAAAATAGATCAGTGGATAAAGGAAATTGCTCCATCAGATGAACTTCGAAAATCATTTGGACATGACCCTGACAAATGGGAAACTTTTCAGACAGGATACAGGAGGGAACTGGAAGATAAAAGTGAATTAATTAATATGATCAAAAAATTAGAAGAAAAAATGGACACTATAACTCTTATTTACGCAGCCAAGGATGAAAAACATAACAATGCTGTGGTTTTACTCGAATTACTCAATAAAAGAGAAGATATTTAA
- a CDS encoding TRAM domain-containing protein, producing MFGSSNDRGNSSPINEGGEYDVKIEDTGRDGDGIARIEGFVVFVSGAKEGEEVRIRINSVRRNFAFAEVID from the coding sequence ATGTTCGGAAGTAGTAATGATAGAGGAAATTCTTCACCTATTAATGAAGGTGGAGAGTACGATGTAAAGATTGAAGATACTGGTAGGGACGGAGACGGAATTGCCCGTATTGAAGGTTTTGTGGTTTTTGTTTCAGGTGCAAAAGAAGGAGAAGAAGTTAGAATCAGAATTAATTCTGTTCGAAGAAACTTCGCCTTTGCTGAAGTAATTGACTAA
- a CDS encoding PAS domain S-box protein: MPDHLDSSENLSIYKTIFQTSLDAMLLSMPDGSILAANHTAEEMFGMSQGEIIAVGRDGLLIQDESFQAAIKERAQKGRIKAELIFKRKNGSLFKGELTSTFFTDEDKILKTHSVIRDISDRQKAEESLQESERKWRTLFETLPVGVSVLDKERNVVYHNPSLGKILGLSKDDLISKKFANRKYVYSNMKELSFDEIPSNKAFNEKKLVHEEIGVIKEDNSIIWTMVSATPLPFSDLSVIIVTSDITARRNIEEDLKRHAALLDVSYEAIFSWNFEDGILSWNQGAETLYGYNKKESIGLNSHNLLKTEFPMDLNEFIEKLKKDKIWSGELVHTRKDGKRIIVESRLQLIEENSGEKVVIETNRDITDRKKSEIKLKETLDNLEEIVEERTKELELANDYNRNLIETSLDPLVTIGPDGRITDVNKATEKVTGYLRGELVGTDFADYFTEPEKAEKGYQQVFQYGLVRDYPLEIRHKDGTLTPVLYNASIYRDGSGEVVGVFAAARDITERKKAEKELREYWENLEEEVKLRTEELAKSNAELEQFAYVASHDLREPLRMITSFLQLLDRRYSGQLDGDAHEFINFAVDGAKRLDKMIIDLLEYSRIANKEMMFSEVDFEKVMEQVNLNLNIIIYENNAEVTYDYLPKRVMADESQMIVLFQNLVGNAIKYRSNEEPKIHISAQKEKKFFIFKVKDNGIGMESKYLERIFTIFQRLHTHNEYEGSGIGLSIAQRIVHQHGGEIWVESQQGKGSTFFFTIKI, translated from the coding sequence ATGCCTGATCATCTAGATTCTAGTGAAAATTTGAGCATTTATAAGACTATTTTTCAAACTAGTTTAGATGCTATGTTACTCAGTATGCCTGATGGTTCTATTCTTGCTGCAAACCATACAGCTGAAGAGATGTTTGGTATGAGTCAAGGTGAAATTATAGCTGTTGGCAGAGATGGTTTACTTATTCAAGACGAATCTTTCCAGGCTGCAATCAAAGAAAGGGCCCAAAAAGGTAGGATAAAAGCAGAATTAATATTTAAACGAAAAAATGGTTCCCTTTTTAAGGGGGAATTGACTTCTACATTTTTCACTGATGAAGATAAAATTTTAAAGACACATAGTGTTATTAGAGATATTTCGGATCGTCAAAAAGCTGAAGAATCTCTTCAAGAAAGTGAAAGAAAATGGAGAACACTTTTTGAAACCCTGCCTGTAGGGGTTTCGGTTCTTGATAAAGAAAGAAATGTTGTGTATCACAATCCTTCATTGGGTAAAATTTTGGGGTTATCGAAAGATGATTTAATATCAAAAAAATTTGCGAATCGTAAATATGTATATTCTAATATGAAAGAATTATCTTTTGATGAAATTCCCAGCAACAAGGCTTTTAATGAGAAAAAACTAGTTCATGAAGAAATTGGAGTAATAAAAGAAGATAATTCAATTATTTGGACCATGGTAAGTGCAACCCCTCTTCCCTTTTCTGATTTGAGTGTTATAATAGTTACTTCTGATATTACTGCCCGTAGAAATATAGAAGAAGATTTAAAAAGGCACGCCGCTTTATTAGATGTTTCTTATGAAGCTATTTTCTCCTGGAATTTTGAAGATGGAATATTATCCTGGAATCAGGGTGCTGAAACCTTGTATGGATACAATAAAAAAGAATCCATTGGCTTAAATAGTCATAATTTACTTAAAACTGAGTTTCCCATGGATTTAAATGAATTCATTGAAAAGCTAAAAAAAGATAAAATATGGTCAGGTGAATTAGTCCATACGCGAAAAGATGGAAAAAGAATTATTGTTGAAAGCCGTTTACAGTTAATAGAGGAAAATTCTGGGGAAAAAGTTGTTATTGAAACCAATCGGGATATTACAGACCGTAAAAAATCTGAAATTAAACTTAAAGAAACATTGGATAATCTTGAAGAAATAGTTGAAGAACGCACTAAAGAATTAGAATTGGCCAATGATTACAATCGTAATTTGATAGAAACATCCTTAGATCCACTGGTTACAATCGGACCGGATGGTAGGATCACCGATGTGAATAAAGCCACTGAAAAGGTTACTGGCTATTTGAGGGGGGAACTTGTGGGTACTGATTTTGCAGATTATTTCACGGAACCTGAAAAAGCTGAGAAAGGTTACCAGCAGGTTTTCCAGTATGGGCTGGTTAGGGATTATCCATTGGAGATCCGGCATAAAGATGGCACTTTAACACCTGTTTTGTATAATGCTTCCATTTACAGAGATGGGTCTGGAGAAGTAGTGGGTGTTTTTGCTGCTGCACGTGACATAACTGAACGTAAAAAAGCAGAAAAAGAACTCAGGGAATACTGGGAAAATCTGGAAGAAGAGGTTAAACTGCGCACTGAAGAACTTGCAAAATCTAACGCTGAACTGGAACAGTTTGCTTATGTTGCTTCACATGACCTTAGGGAACCTTTAAGGATGATTACTTCGTTTTTACAGTTATTAGATCGACGTTATAGTGGTCAGTTGGATGGAGATGCTCATGAGTTCATAAATTTTGCTGTGGATGGTGCTAAACGTCTGGATAAAATGATCATTGACTTGCTGGAATATTCTAGAATAGCCAATAAAGAAATGATGTTCAGTGAAGTTGACTTTGAAAAAGTAATGGAACAGGTTAATTTAAATCTCAACATCATAATTTACGAGAATAATGCAGAGGTAACTTATGATTATTTACCTAAACGTGTCATGGCTGATGAGAGTCAGATGATTGTCCTATTCCAGAATCTTGTTGGTAATGCAATTAAGTATCGCAGCAATGAAGAACCTAAAATCCATATATCTGCCCAGAAAGAGAAGAAATTTTTCATTTTTAAGGTAAAGGATAATGGAATAGGTATGGAATCTAAATATTTAGAACGCATTTTCACCATTTTCCAGAGATTACACACTCATAATGAATATGAAGGTTCTGGAATTGGTTTGTCCATTGCCCAGAGAATTGTGCATCAACATGGTGGTGAAATCTGGGTTGAATCCCAACAGGGAAAAGGCAGCACATTCTTTTTCACCATTAAAATTTGA
- a CDS encoding AAA family ATPase — protein MKSANKKTVTTEDIKNALTRTNYIPDDNITTILFLSLELGKPILVEGPPGTGKTELAKAISRALERDFFRVQCYEGITFEQMVGEWNYQKQLLHLEMSRLKDTDQDVFSEEFFIKRPLLQAFINPNPAVMLIDEIDKADEEVESFLLQALGEKEITVNDLGTFTLKNDLLVVLTSNSQRMLLDETRDRCLFLYIDYPTLEREVEIVKALVPDAPHEMVEKVVGLIQRIRKLDLVKIPSIRATVDWVRTLLATGEEDANDESLENTVRVVLKSEEDRKKVDTRIFR, from the coding sequence ATTAAATCTGCAAACAAAAAAACAGTTACCACTGAAGACATTAAAAATGCTCTTACCAGGACAAATTACATCCCTGACGATAACATAACCACCATCCTTTTCCTCTCCCTTGAACTGGGAAAACCTATCCTGGTTGAAGGACCACCTGGAACCGGGAAAACTGAACTGGCTAAGGCTATTTCACGAGCACTGGAAAGGGATTTTTTCAGGGTGCAGTGCTATGAGGGAATAACCTTCGAGCAGATGGTGGGAGAGTGGAATTACCAGAAGCAATTACTGCATCTGGAGATGTCCCGTCTGAAAGACACAGATCAGGATGTATTCAGTGAGGAGTTTTTCATTAAACGACCATTACTCCAGGCATTCATCAATCCTAATCCTGCGGTAATGCTCATAGATGAAATTGACAAGGCAGATGAAGAGGTGGAAAGCTTCCTTCTCCAGGCACTGGGTGAAAAAGAGATCACTGTAAATGACCTGGGAACCTTCACCCTTAAAAATGATCTTTTGGTAGTTTTAACCTCCAATTCACAGAGAATGTTACTGGATGAGACCAGGGATAGGTGCCTTTTCCTGTACATTGATTATCCCACTCTGGAAAGAGAAGTTGAAATCGTGAAAGCACTGGTTCCTGATGCACCACACGAAATGGTGGAGAAGGTGGTGGGACTTATCCAGAGGATACGGAAACTGGACCTGGTGAAAATACCCTCAATCAGGGCAACTGTTGACTGGGTTCGAACACTCCTGGCCACTGGAGAAGAAGATGCCAATGATGAATCCCTTGAAAATACAGTACGAGTGGTTTTAAAGTCAGAGGAAGACCGGAAGAAAGTGGATACACGCATATTCCGATGA